GCTGGTCTGATTGCGCCAAGGGTGACGCAAAACGCCCCCGCTGTCACGGGGGCGCAGCCGGGCTGGCGGAAATTTGCGCCGCTCAGGCGGTGGTGGGGGTGCCCGCCTGCTCGGCGGCAAGTTCGTCCCAGCAGGCCAAGGCATGGGCCGCATACATCATCGCCGGGCCGCCGCCCATCTGGATCGCCACGGCGCAGATGTCGGCGAATTCCTCGCGCGTGCCGCCCGCGCGCATCATCGCGCCGATGTGAAAGCCGATGCAGGGCTCGCAGCGCTGCGCGATGCCCATGGCCAGCGCGATCCATTCCTTTTGCCGCTTGTCCATCACCCCGTTCTCGGTGATGGCCTTTTCCATCTCG
This DNA window, taken from Rhodobacter capsulatus SB 1003, encodes the following:
- a CDS encoding carboxymuconolactone decarboxylase family protein translates to MSYKTKIETMRGELRVMRKIIPEAMRGFGEMEKAITENGVMDKRQKEWIALAMGIAQRCEPCIGFHIGAMMRAGGTREEFADICAVAIQMGGGPAMMYAAHALACWDELAAEQAGTPTTA